DNA from Solanum stenotomum isolate F172 chromosome 3, ASM1918654v1, whole genome shotgun sequence:
GCGAGTGTATTTGCTTCCAGACTTCCAGTTCATTCAAGTGTTCGTTGCTGGAATACAGGTTAATGCAATACAagttaaattttctttttgaccAGATCTTGTTAGTTTACCCTTTTGTTTCAATAAACAGGCACCAACTATGGGACGAAGAGCAACATCAGAAACTGTCATTAATACTCGTGTTACCTCTGATGACCCAAATGGAGAATCAATTACTGAACCTCGTGCAACTCCGACATCAGCACAGAGGTTGACATCTTCAGCAGCATCTGTAACAGAAGTTTCTCCTGATCCTTATGGCAGAGAAGCAAAGCATTTTACTGAAACTCGTGTCTTAAATAGAGACGTGAGATTCTATTTGTTACCTCTTAATGATTTGTATTTCCTATTTACCCTTTTCCTAATGTAGTTTAACATACAGGTTCGAATTGTCCTGGAGGGTGTTGACAAGTATAGCAATCTAATCGGCTCAGTGTACTACCCTGATGGAGAATCCGCAAAGGACCTGGGATTGGAGCTTATTGAAAATGTACGTGATATACATACTACTTTTGATACTTTAGAACATGTGTCTAATAAGAAACTGAAGCTGTTAAAAGGTCACTGTAGTTGGTACACAGGTTTACTTTGTGTCTTTTTATGATACGTTTCTCCATGAAATTGGAAACTTTCTTAACCATAGATGGGCAATTCTTGTTGATTGTGTCTTGTaaagattatttatttacttgtaGGTTTTCTGTAATTCAGAATTTTATGCATTGATATGCTCAACATAAGTGGCTTATATCTCATTTAGTAACACAGTTAGTGCCCTCTTTTTGCTGGTCATTGTTGGTACAAATGCAGTCTTCAATATTATGCATCTGTGTGCATTATGTACCCGTTTCCTATCATAGTCTCTATTACCTGTGCATTTAGTGAGTGCTCCCCATCATAGTCTTTATTGCCATTACATTCAGTGGGCATTTTCTGTCTCTCATTTTGTACCATCTCTTGGTTCCTTTATGTGGATGAGCAAGGGATCCTCTTTCACCTAAATGTATTAACTTTCTCTAGCCGCAACTTTCGTCACCTagcttttcttttatgaaattgaagttATAGAATAAAGACTGTTTATTAGGCTCATCTCTAATTTTCAATTAGTGAAGTTACTTGACGGTGACTGTCTAGTTCCTCCTAATTGTACAAAAggaaatgcattttttttttggttttagaaCTTTTAAGGTCAATCTAATCTATTGTTTATGCCCTTCCCTTTCCTTTTGCATAGGGCTATGCTAAATACGTTGATTGGAGTGCAAACATGCTGGAAGGTGAAGCCAAGAAGAAGCTGAAAAATGCTGAGCTTGATGCCAAAAAGACACGTTTAAGAATCTGGACGAACTATGTAGCTCCAGCAACAAATTCCAAGGCTATTCATGACCAAAATTTCACTGGAAAGGTAGCTATGAGTTAAAAGGTTGTTTAACTTCTTATTCTCCTCTCCCTTTCTCTCTTCTAATGCTTTGTGCTTGGCTTTTTCTAGGTGGTTGAGGTTGTCAGTGGAGATTGTCTTGTTATAGCTGATGATTCGCTGCCATTTGGAGATCCATCAGCAGAGCGAAGAGTCAATCTTTCAAGTATTAGGTCTCCTAAAATGGGAAATCCCCGTAGAGATGAGAAGCCTGCTCCATTTGCTCGTGAAGCAAaggaatttttgagaaatcGTCTTATTGGAAAACAGGTATTGCTATCTTTTCTGATATCTCCTCTTCTGATTTTAGAGTTACAGAATCGGAAAGAGATGATTACTGACCTTATATCTTTTCaggtgcatgtttcaatggaGTACTCTCGGAAGGTCAACATGGCAGATGGGCCTGCTGCTCCTGCCAGTAGTGCAGATTCAAGGGTGATGGATTTTGGAACTGTATTCCTGGCATCCAAAGATGGGGATGATGCATCACCTGCTCCATCTGCTGCAGGCAACCAGTTGGCTGGAGTCAATGTTGCTGAGCTTTTGGTTTCCCGCGGTTTTGCAACTGTTGTTAGACATCGTGATTTCGAAGAACGTTCAAACTATTATGATGCGCTTCTCTCAGCGGAATCACGTGCTACTTCTGGGAAAAAGGGCATTCATTCTCCCAAAGAAGCTCCGGTGATGCATGTAACGGACCTGCTAACGGTTAGTATCATTGTCACTGGTTGTCTCTTTTTATGTGACACTAGGGAACAACTAATCTTTCTGTTATACTTTCAGGCAGCGTCAAAGAAAGCTAGAGATTTCTTGCCTTTCTTGCAGCGTAACAGGAGGATGTCTGCTGTAGTAGAGTATGTCCTCAGTGGTCATAGATTCAAACTGTTCATTCCCAAGGAGACTTGCAGCATTGCTTTCTCTATTTCTGGAGTGAGATGCCCAGGTCGTGATGAACCGTACTCTGAGGAAGCCATTGCCTTGATGAGGCGGAAGATAATGCAGAGAGATGTCGAGGTAATATTGTTTCTTTCTTACATTGTATTGTGTTACATATGAATCTCTCTTATTTCTTTCCTATTGCCTTCTACATAGATCGAGGTAGAAACAGTTGATAGAACAGGGACTTTCATTGGAACATTATGGGAATCAAGATCTAATGTGGCAGTGACCCTACTGGAAGCTGGTTTAGCAAGACTTCAAACTTCTTTTGGAGCTGATAGAATCCCAGAAGTTCACCTCCTCATGCAAGCTGAACAGGCTGCCAAAAGGCAGAAATTGAAGGCAAGATCAAGATCTGTTATACTTATTAGTCATGTATTTGTTCTTTACTATTTATTAACAAGTGCCTCAATATAGATATGGGAGAATTATGTCGAGGGAGAGGAAGTTGTCAGTGGTGGAGCAGCTGAAAGACGCCAAAAGGAAGAGGTGAAGGTAATGTAATTAGATCTAGTGCTTCTCAGTTAGTTATTGTTtgtagggatggcaatggggcggatGCGGGGCTGGGTGGGTTTAAGGCTATGCGGGGCGGGGCGGGTTTAAGGTTGTGCGGGGCAGGTGGGATGCAGGGCGGGTTGAAGtgggtttttttaaaattaatgtggGGCGGGGTGGGttgcgggtatatgtgatttcatgtggttcaaacttaattgaacttcttacatgttataagagtgatagagcattatttattaaaataatttctttacgTAAACTGTTTTGAATGGCTAAGAAACTGTAATGTTAAAATAATGTTATAACATATTAATTTTAGCGATTAACAgctaacaaaattttaatttcttaagttGAAAACTTACTGAGCCTATTATTTGAAATGCTTTTTACAAAATATGTGGGATGGGGCGGGTTTTTGCGGGGTGGGGCGGGGCGGGTTGGAAACAACAAAATGTGTTATGTGGGGTGGAGCGGGGCGGGTTGAGATCTTAAAGGGTTTAAGTGGGTTTGCCCCGCAACCGCCCCGGCCCGGCCCggcccattgccatccctaattGTTTGTCATAATTTACCATCTGGATTCATTGTGAATACTATTTCTTCTTATGATTGTTTGACTTCTATACTTTTACACGCTTATGTTCTCAGGTCACTGTCACTGAAATTTTGGGTGGGGGTAAATTTTACGTTCAGCTGGTTTCCGACCAGAAAGTAGCCACCATTCAAAAGCAACTTGCTTCACTAAATCTTCAGGAGGCTCCTGTAATTGGTGCCTTTAATCCCAAGAAGGGTGATACTGTTCTTGCTCAATTCAGTGCTGATAATTCATGGAACCGAGCAATGGTATGTGATCCAATAATTCTATATCtcttacttaattttatttatgtagttCCATAAGCCTTTAAATAGTTGAAGATATGACTTGAATTACTGAGTCCCCTAACTTTGTGTACTCTATAATTTGAATGGGAATTACTAGTATGAGGACAAACCGTTAATCTTCAAAATTCCAATTTGCtgcttttcacttcaaaatattaCACTTGCTACTTTTTCACGTATCATGCAAATTACAATATGTTTTTCCATTAATCAAATGAACTAGTTGCTTAAACTGTACTACTCCTCTTGTCATCACATAAACATTGCTAGGTAATTTAGTGTTTTCTTTGGTACTACGCGCGCGcgcgcgcacacacacacacacacacacacatatatatatatacctgtTCATGCAACGTTGCTAGCTCTTTGAACAATTCATTACTTCGTGTTGGAGCTTCTCTGGTCTGTTGCACTTGTCTCGAATCGATCTTTGTTGATCATCTAGTCGTCCCCTAGGCCTTTTTTTCTTTAGTCAATCCAATGCATGCATATTTCTGTTGGGTCATTACTGTAGGTTTTAGACGTTTCATGTCTTCTGTAGGATATAAGtgatttattatgttatatttttgcTTGTCATATCATattctttttctgatttttcaCTACTTCAAAATATGTTCAAGATTGTCAATGCCCCTCGCGGTGCTGTGGAATCTTCCAAAGACAAGTTTGAAGTTTTCTATGTTGATTATGGAAACCAAGAAGTTGTTTCGTACAGTCAGTTGCGGCCTCTTGAAGCATCTGTGTCCTCCAGTCCTGGTCTTGCTCAGCTCTGTAGTCTTGCCCATGTTAAAGTTCCTGGGCTAGAAGATGATTATGGTCAGGAGGCGGCATACCGGCTAAGTGAGCTTCTTCTAAGTGGGCCAAAGGAATTTGGAGCTGTCATCGAGGAGAAAGACACTTCAGGTGGAaaagttaagggtcaaggaacAGGGACAATCTTTTTGGTGACTTTGGTTGATCCTGAAAGTGATGTCAGTGTGAATGCTACTTTGCTCAAGGTTCGAAATTATAGCTGCTTTTATATTAGTAATTATTTTACTCATTTCTATTGGTTTTGAATTCTATGGGTTTTTCTATAGCCACTAGGTTCTTTTTGTTCACTACCCTCTTCCCCGCCAAACTTGTTTCGTTGGACTACAGTAGAGAAGCAGTACATTGCATTTGGCTGTTCAATCCATTTGTGTCGTTCCAATTGATTAAAAACTTTAAGGTTTACCTAGATTATCCTCTCTTTTTTCTGGTTGAGTTGGGTTTTAAAATATCTAGTgttatgtttgtttttttgttgCTGGTGGTGTTCTAACAAGGGACCTGCATAATTTTCAGGAAGGACTTGCTAGGATGGAGAAAAGGAAGAGGTGGGAGCCCAAGGAGAAACAACAGGCTCTGGATGAATTGGAGAAGCATCAAACAGAAGCACGAGAAAAGAGACGCGCGATGTGGGAGTATGGAGATGTCGAGTCAGATGAGGAGGATATCCCTGCTAGGAAACCTGCTGGGAAACGGTGAATGCTGCATTAGTGTTGATTGGTGGCAATTGCCTGGGGCCTTTTCAGGCTAAAGTCCACCCATCATACCAACAAAACAATTTTCTGTCTTGAGGAAATAGAGAGGTTAAAGTTCGAGATAGCTTAAATGTGGTGTTCACATGTAACTTTAGGAAAGAATAGTCTTCAGGAGGTGCGAGAACTATGTTCTCTCTTgttttccattttaaaatatttttataaaaaaattaaattattagaCTGAATAATCTGGCCTCTTTGTCGTTGTGTCTGGGTGATAAGTTTTGTCAAAACTGTGAGGCAATATCTCTTGTGTCCGATTCCTTTATCTTTTGCTTTCTATTTGGGCAAATCTGCCACACACCTGTGTCCCCCGAACTACTCTTTCTGCATACCATCTTGATCCCCAGATGCCTATGCAACGTTCAAAATACTGATTTTGAGAAAACAAGTAACCAATGTGGTTTAAGATCTGCACTTGCCTCCTATCCTAACAAGGGTACAATTTCTCTATTGGTTTATTTGATTTCCTTTTCCCACTCAGTCAAACACCTCCAATCTACGCAAAATAGTTAgtcattttaaaattcaatacatagataaagtcatttttaaatttaagactTAGTTGAAGTCATTTTAAAATTCAAGACATAGTTAAggtcattttaaaatttaagactTTGTCGAAGTCAAAAGTCTATTGTTGAGTAACaagttttaaaaagataaactCTTTGATCTTATTTGTATTCAAAAGATTCATTCAAATTGCATTGACGCTGGAAAAGGATGGACTATTTCCTAGCAAGACAATATAAATTCTTCAATgaagtattttattattatcacaTAATTTTGTGAATCaaatatgtaattaattttagaaatggAGTCTTAAAAGTCAACTAGTTCCTTCCTAGATATTGATACTCACATCTCACAGAGTAGTAAAAATGacaagaaaaaacaacaaaaaagttACTAATTGCTTAAGGTTTTGAGGTTATTGAGAAATTCATAATATGTGAAAATTCTGTTTGATCAAAGACCTTAAAGCTCCTTATTTTCTCATTGCAGCATAATTTAAAGAACAGACAAGGGCTGCTTCAACGTTTTAACAAGCCAACGAAATGACAAAGCAAATCTTGGTGTTCTCCTTTGTTCAAATGATCGATCCTCTTTGAAGCCGTCACTGCTTTGACTTTGtcccaaaatgtcatcaattttCCAAGAATGTTCCTAATTTCTCTTAATTAACGTGGCTGCCTTTGTTGGAGTCAAAATATTacttagaagaaaaaaagaaaaaaaaaacttacaaaaaGCCATCTTTTGAGACTTTATTCAAGGAATATACTTCAATCGCAAATTAAAAAAACAGTTAGGAGTTAGTTAAGATCTATTGGTTATGaaaaaatgaaaggtcttttatttgactttatgagaaatattaataattaaatacttcagaattttttaaaaaggcaaAAAGCCATGTAGGATCAGATTCTAATTTCACGGGATGCGGATTCTCTAATAATTAAAGAGACGTTTTCTGGAAAATCGCAATTTCCAAAGCATCAATTTATCTCaatttactataaattgcatGTAGGGTGCCCATAATCGGAATCCCattttcttattaaataaaAGGATCTCCAGCAAAATACGAAACGCAATCGGTGCTTGAATTCTCTAATCTGTAAGtattaaggtttttttttttttcattctgcAGATTTGTTTATCTCTTGAGCTTTCGATGATATTGTATTGgtgaaattttgttatttggaTTAACATTTGAGTGAAATTCGTTTTAATCTTTAGCGTATATCTATTGTTCTCCATGCAGatcctttaattctttttttttagatgtgATCTTCTTATTTTATAAGCAGAATTGAGTTTATTTATGTTTCTGTTTTGGTGATTTGTGTTGTTTAAACTTTACGCTACCTTTTTTCTGTTAACAAATTGGggttttatattattataatgaaatgagGGACATATCTGCCATCTGGTTTATTTAGCATGTGTTTTTGCATTTCTAGAAGGGTAACTCCTCCATATGCCAACACTTCTTAAAACTCAAAAGCATGCACATACCCATAAGATCCCGATTGTGATTAACCTTTATGAAATGACTAATCTATGCACTTGGTAAAGGGGAAGGACAGTCAGGTGCACAAATCATTGCATGTTCATCTTGATGCAAGTACTAGTGGTTGCTTCTACTACTCGAACTCATGAACTACGCTCCAAAATTTTGGTGTATGAAATATGATGCtattaaacaaataagaaaatttagttACTTTTAGGATGGGAATGAGATTAGGTAACATATGTAATAACAACTTACAAAAAACATTATGAGAATTTAGAGTCATATTTGTTCCAAGAAAAAACTTCCCCTGTTTTTAACATTTTAGAATATTTGAAGGGATGTGGTAGATGTTTTTTCTGTGCATCACACAGGTGATGTttctgaaaaaagaaaaggttgTATGATGACTATCTGTTGTTTGTCTTGTGAAAAAACTGTCCATTTGGATAGAGATATTTGGATGTAAGCAGAGAATTTTAACTCATTTCAAAAATTTTCTATGGAGATGGAAAGACTAGAGCTTGGGCAGCCTATGCTTTTCAAGCTTACAGTCACTTGGGGATTTTGCATTGGTGATGCGGTTATTATTGTCACTTTGGGCATTGATTTGTGTAGTTGGTTTCATCAAGCAGCTTCTTTATCTACTTTGTCTGTAGAAATTGGGGGAAAGGAAAATTggaacaacaataacatacccagtgtaattccacaagtggggtctggggagggtggtgtgtaGGCAGACCAAACCCCTACCTTGTTGAGGATAGAGGAAAGGAAAATTGAAAGAATGGACTATTTAACAATGTGCGTCATGATTATGTTGAGCATTGCAAATGCTTCCTAATCTTACCTGGCCTGCACATTATATTTCTCCCCATGCTATTACTTGGCGATCATGATGAAAGTTAATTCAAAATATGTCATATCTAACAACACCTATACCAGAAATTGAAATTCAATCTACGTGAATTCTTTGTTGTTGAAAATAATGTAATCAGTAAAGTCGAGATTTTGGTTTTAACTCTTAACTTATTTCTACAATGCACAGGAAAGGCGTCTGCATTGGAGATTTTGATTGTTATATTGTGCTTCACTTTCTGTGAGGATGCTTAAGATCCCTCCCCACCAAGTTGCAGGGCACCAAGCAGGCAACGGGAAGCTTGGTCCCCTTGTGGATGAATCAGGACGTTTCTACAAGCCTCTCCAAGGCGATGAACGAGGGTCCAATGAGCTCAAATTCTACACATCATTCTCTTCTAACAGTAGGATTTTAGAACACATCTCCAAATTCTTCCCCACCTTTTATGGCACTCAGCTCATAGAGGCATCTGATGGATCTGGGTTGAAACCCCACTTAGTTTTAGAGGATCTCTCTGTTGGTCGAGTCAATCCATCAATTGTTGATATTAAAATAGGTTCAAGAACCTGGGCACCAGAAGCATCTGAGGAGTACATCCAGAAGTGTTTGAAAAAAGATAGAGAGACATCGAGCCTTCCCTTAGGATTCAGGCTATCAGGGATACAAATCTATGGAAACAGAGAATCTGGTTACTGGAAACCTGAAAGAACTTCCATGCAGAACCTTCCTGCAGAGGAAGTCAAGTTAATCCTGAAaaagtttgtttcttctaacacatcGACTGACATGGACTTGCAACCAGATTGTGCTTTTGCAGCAACTGTTTATGGCGGTTCTACTGGCATTTTATCACAGCTACTAGAGATGAAAGCGTGGTTCGAGGATCAAACGATGTACCATTTTTATTCTTGCTCAATCCTGATAATGTTTGAAAAGGGACTTGCATTGGAAGGACAGAATCCAGGTGGACAAATCAAGTTAATTGATTTTGCTCACGTTATTGAAGGAAGAGGTGTAATTGATCATAACTTCTTGGGGAGTCTCTGCTCTTTGATCAAGTTCATATCTGAAATTCTTACTGATCCAAATGAACACAAGAGCCTCGTTTCCTCTGTTAATGGTGTCAACTAATTTAGCTAATTGCAAATTGCAACTTCTTTTTGTAGGTAGTTTTATTCTGGGATGGTATTAACCCAATTGTTAATCTCTACTGCACCCAGGATGACAATTGaacattttaacaaaataagatattctcaactttattttttcaaagCATATCTCTGTACTTGTAGAAGTGTGttgatacatttatatatacGTCTTCGACTAAATGAGTGGACGAGGTTATTATTAAATTGTTAAAAGGGTCGTTTGGTTAGATAAAGATATCTTATGAGATTACTTATTCCACCCTCTATATGGTATAGTTAATCCCATCATTTTAATACAAAATGGTTCCTGAGATTCAGTATTACTACTAATcaaacacacaaaataaaataattttgcatTTTATCCTAAGATTGTTaatcccaaaaaaataaaaaattctctcAGATCCGATCCAAATATACCTTCTTTAGTTCAAAAGGTCATACATCtgtatttcaatttgtttaaaattcaaattgaatgacattttgttgtattcaatatatgttgaatttactttttaaatttcttaaatttattgCCTAgccataaaaaaattgaaattgaaattggagggaataattaattaaaccaTTTTATAATTAGAAGGCATTATTTTGATCACGTGAACTTTATTTGAAGGATCGAGTCATTTTGATATTTACTAATCCTCAAAAACACAAACCCAAGGAAGGCTGATGAGAGGTTAGGCGCCACCGCGCCAAAACCAGTTTATAAATAGGCGAGCGGCGGAGGATAAACGTAGCGTGAAAGAGGAACGAGCACGTAGCGTGTAAGAGTGAGAAATCCAGAAAATGGTGTTTATTTGCTTCGTCTTGGATCTCCGGAGCTTATCACCTCCATTGCTTCGCGATTTGAAGCAGGTGAGATGTCCACATCTACGCATGTACAATTTCTATACGGCAATTCAATCTGTTGAATGATTCGCTGGTGTAAAACATTGCGTTTTCTGTTTTTCCATTGATCTTCGAATTTCACTTAAAATCGCATACTTATCATTGCAATTTCTGATTGATGTTCTCTTCTCTACCAGTCGATGTTACAGCTTGCAAATTTCTACGCGATATCGTCACCGACTAGTAGTACAAGCAGTTCGAGATCCAAACCGCTGCTCGATCGCATTGGACTTTGCTATTTGTTCAAAAATCGACTCTCACGTACTGATGAAGTAAACATAGTATCTCTTCACTATTTCTAGTACGAATTAGTATATGCTTACATCAGTGTATGCATATTTAGTCCGAAATGCGAATTACAACTATGTTTACCTGGTAAACTTgtaaaaatattcatataaacTGATAAGTGGTGTTATACACAGCTTAA
Protein-coding regions in this window:
- the LOC125860662 gene encoding ribonuclease TUDOR 1-like, encoding MASTGWLKGRVKAVPSGDSLVIMGSSKAEIPPEKSITLGSLMAPRLARRGGVDEPFAWQSRDFLRKLCIGKEVTFKVEYAVPSIGREYGTVFLGDKNVSMLVVAAGWAKVREQGQQKDANPYLKQLQDAEEQAKQQGLGRWSRAPGASEASIRNLPTSAIGDASNFDAMGLLERSKGKLIEAFVEQVRDGSTLRVYLLPDFQFIQVFVAGIQAPTMGRRATSETVINTRVTSDDPNGESITEPRATPTSAQRLTSSAASVTEVSPDPYGREAKHFTETRVLNRDVRIVLEGVDKYSNLIGSVYYPDGESAKDLGLELIENGYAKYVDWSANMLEGEAKKKLKNAELDAKKTRLRIWTNYVAPATNSKAIHDQNFTGKVVEVVSGDCLVIADDSLPFGDPSAERRVNLSSIRSPKMGNPRRDEKPAPFAREAKEFLRNRLIGKQVHVSMEYSRKVNMADGPAAPASSADSRVMDFGTVFLASKDGDDASPAPSAAGNQLAGVNVAELLVSRGFATVVRHRDFEERSNYYDALLSAESRATSGKKGIHSPKEAPVMHVTDLLTAASKKARDFLPFLQRNRRMSAVVEYVLSGHRFKLFIPKETCSIAFSISGVRCPGRDEPYSEEAIALMRRKIMQRDVEIEVETVDRTGTFIGTLWESRSNVAVTLLEAGLARLQTSFGADRIPEVHLLMQAEQAAKRQKLKIWENYVEGEEVVSGGAAERRQKEEVKVTVTEILGGGKFYVQLVSDQKVATIQKQLASLNLQEAPVIGAFNPKKGDTVLAQFSADNSWNRAMIVNAPRGAVESSKDKFEVFYVDYGNQEVVSYSQLRPLEASVSSSPGLAQLCSLAHVKVPGLEDDYGQEAAYRLSELLLSGPKEFGAVIEEKDTSGGKVKGQGTGTIFLVTLVDPESDVSVNATLLKEGLARMEKRKRWEPKEKQQALDELEKHQTEAREKRRAMWEYGDVESDEEDIPARKPAGKR
- the LOC125860869 gene encoding inositol polyphosphate multikinase beta-like; the encoded protein is MLKIPPHQVAGHQAGNGKLGPLVDESGRFYKPLQGDERGSNELKFYTSFSSNSRILEHISKFFPTFYGTQLIEASDGSGLKPHLVLEDLSVGRVNPSIVDIKIGSRTWAPEASEEYIQKCLKKDRETSSLPLGFRLSGIQIYGNRESGYWKPERTSMQNLPAEEVKLILKKFVSSNTSTDMDLQPDCAFAATVYGGSTGILSQLLEMKAWFEDQTMYHFYSCSILIMFEKGLALEGQNPGGQIKLIDFAHVIEGRGVIDHNFLGSLCSLIKFISEILTDPNEHKSLVSSVNGVN